A single genomic interval of Gammaproteobacteria bacterium harbors:
- a CDS encoding hypothetical protein (Evidence 5 : Unknown function): protein MASVNNFNINAAHGENQKIFERDSSCPAKPSGSLAIFCNLTVTSGSINLDGIVLLTAFAGLV from the coding sequence TTGGCCAGTGTCAATAATTTTAATATAAATGCAGCGCATGGCGAAAATCAAAAAATATTTGAACGCGATTCATCCTGCCCGGCTAAACCCAGTGGCTCTCTCGCTATTTTCTGTAACCTTACGGTAACCTCTGGTAGCATAAATCTAGATGGCATTGTCCTTCTCACGGCGTTTGCTGGCCTGGTATGA
- the prkB gene encoding putative phosphoribulokinase (Evidence 3 : Putative function from multiple computational evidences), with amino-acid sequence MSVPHPIIAVTGSSGAGTSTVKHAFEHIFQRMNVQPLIVEGDSFHSYDRAEMKKITAAAEQAGKNFSHFGPEANLFAELEKQFSQYGETGSCMRRYYLHNEEEATPWGKKPGEFTDWEQIPTGTDLLFYEGLHGAVVTDTVNVARHVDLKVGVVPIVNLEWIQKIHRDTAERGYSAEAVTHTILRRMHDYVHYITPQFSLTDINFQRVSLVDTSNPFISRDIPTPDESMVVIRFHRQNLRKQNFPYLLAMIHDSFMSRPNNLVIPGGKMGMAMEIIFTPLIEQMLEQRLQTGKRCCG; translated from the coding sequence ATGTCCGTCCCGCACCCAATTATCGCAGTCACCGGCTCTTCTGGTGCCGGAACTAGCACGGTGAAACACGCATTTGAGCACATTTTTCAGCGTATGAATGTTCAACCGCTGATTGTCGAAGGCGACAGCTTCCATAGCTACGACCGCGCCGAGATGAAAAAGATTACCGCCGCCGCAGAGCAGGCAGGCAAGAATTTCAGCCATTTTGGTCCCGAAGCCAATCTCTTCGCGGAGCTGGAAAAACAATTCAGTCAGTATGGCGAAACCGGTAGCTGTATGCGTCGGTACTATCTCCACAACGAAGAGGAAGCCACTCCCTGGGGCAAAAAACCCGGTGAGTTTACTGATTGGGAGCAAATCCCGACCGGCACTGACTTATTATTCTACGAAGGACTGCATGGAGCCGTAGTTACCGATACCGTTAATGTCGCCCGGCATGTCGACCTCAAGGTCGGCGTGGTTCCGATCGTAAACCTGGAATGGATTCAAAAAATCCACCGCGACACCGCCGAGCGTGGCTACTCAGCCGAGGCTGTGACTCATACCATTCTACGGCGCATGCATGACTATGTGCATTATATTACCCCGCAGTTCTCCCTTACCGACATCAATTTCCAGCGTGTGTCGCTGGTGGACACTTCCAATCCTTTTATCAGCCGCGATATTCCTACTCCAGATGAAAGCATGGTGGTGATTCGTTTTCATCGTCAAAATTTGAGAAAACAAAATTTTCCCTATTTACTGGCGATGATCCACGATTCGTTCATGTCCCGACCCAATAACTTAGTAATACCTGGAGGTAAGATGGGGATGGCGATGGAAATTATCTTTACTCCGCTCATCGAACAGATGCTGGAGCAAAGGTTGCAGACAGGAAAACGGTGTTGCGGTTGA